The following is a genomic window from Sinorhizobium fredii NGR234.
AAGCTGAAATCCCAGGTTTCCGAAAAATCATGGGACAGCCAGGCCTTCGTCACCGCCATCAAGATGTTGCAATAGCCGCGCAGCCATTTGGCGTCTGCCGTGTCGAAGCTCACGAGAAAGGGCTTTGGGCTGCCGGCATCATTGATATCGGAGATGGCCATGCCGAACTGGTCCTCGGGACCAAGCATGCCATCGCCATTCCAATCGAAACGCGCGACGGAAAGGTCCACGCTCAGTTTTGCGGGTTTGTCGCCGACTGCCTGCAGCGCCTGGTCAGCCGATTCGAGGTCGGCGATGAAGGTCGCCAGCATGCCGCGGAACTCCTCATAGGTGACCGGCTGCGGGTCCGGATTGACGGGAATTGGAGCGTGCAAGCCGAAGAGCGCTTGATACCCCCCGACCTTGGAAGCGAAGCCGACGCGATAGAGCGCCTGCGACAGTTTCTCGAACGCACGCGCCGATCGCACCAGCCCGAGGCCGAGGTGTGCATCGGCATTGCCGCCGGTTGCGGCGGTCATGGCCAGCAGTTGCTCTTCGGCTTCGCCGATACGGCCATTACCAAGATGGGTTTGAACGAGAGCCGCGGCATTGGTTTTAGCATGCGCAGGCAAGCCGGAATAAATCAGGCCGACAGCCAGGAGGGGCGCGATGAAGGATTTCAGAATGCGGTACTGCATGCGCTTTCCTCCCATTGCGGGCAATCATGCAAGGCCGGGCGGATTGCAGGCGACCCGCATCGGCCCGCTCACTGCGTGAAGCCGGATTCACCATCGGCCATCGGCGGAGCCTTCAAATCGATCATCGGCAGCGCACCGTTCGGCAACATGGTGCTGGGTAGCCTTCCGTCCCAGCGTTCCGCCTGGGTCAGGGAAACGAGGCCGGGATTGTCCTTGAGCGCGTCGCCGCGCGCCTTGATCGCCGTTGCTTCGGCCTCACCCTTGAGCTTTATGGCCTCGGCATCCGCTTGCGCCTGGAGGCGAACCGCATCGGCCTGCGCCTGCGCCTCGGCGCGACGTGCGTCGGCAAGCGCGTTCGCCTGGGTGACGGTGATTTCGGCCTGCACCTTCTCGCGCTCGGCATTCTGGCGCAGCTTCTGGACCTCGACCTCGGCGAGCATTCGCTGTTCGATACTGGCTTCATAGGCATCGGAAAAATCGATGTTCTCGATCTGCACGCTGTCGATCATGACCGGGCCGCTCACACTTTTCTGAATGGCTGCCGCGACTTCCTGATTGAGCCTGGCGCGCTCTTGAATGGCGGTGACCGCATTGAAGCGACCGAAGACGGTCTTGGTCTCCTCGAACACCTTGCGCTCCACCAGACGGCTCAGCAAGCCGTCTTCCGAGCCATAGAGTTCATAGACGGTCGCGACCCGATCGATCGGGATGCGGTAGTTGACCGACAGCTTGACGGTGGCGGGCT
Proteins encoded in this region:
- a CDS encoding prohibitin family protein; this encodes MRTFAPIPSVIFGLVALGALSVIFGSWYTIDQGERGVVLRYGAIVGTADPGLGLKLPLIDSIVRISVQSKAAVYESMEAYSRDQQPATVKLSVNYRIPIDRVATVYELYGSEDGLLSRLVERKVFEETKTVFGRFNAVTAIQERARLNQEVAAAIQKSVSGPVMIDSVQIENIDFSDAYEASIEQRMLAEVEVQKLRQNAEREKVQAEITVTQANALADARRAEAQAQADAVRLQAQADAEAIKLKGEAEATAIKARGDALKDNPGLVSLTQAERWDGRLPSTMLPNGALPMIDLKAPPMADGESGFTQ